In Lysobacter luteus, a single window of DNA contains:
- a CDS encoding ABC transporter ATP-binding protein has translation MSLVSIRNLTKSYQRGPETVEVLHGIDLEIPEGDFVALMGPSGSGKTTLLNLIGGLDSPSGGEIEINGQRIDTMGSGQLSNWRSDHVGFVFQFYNLMPTLNAQKNVELPLLLTRLSAAQRKRNAEIALKLVGLEERGKHRPNELSGGQQQRVAIARAIVSDPTLLICDEPTGDLDRQSAEEILALLQSLNRDHGKTIVMVTHDPKAADHARRTIHLDKGSLVEGELAAAH, from the coding sequence ATGTCTCTGGTCTCGATCCGCAACCTCACCAAGAGCTACCAGCGCGGGCCTGAAACGGTCGAGGTGCTGCACGGCATCGACCTGGAGATTCCCGAGGGCGACTTCGTCGCGCTGATGGGACCGTCGGGTTCGGGCAAGACCACCCTGCTCAACCTCATCGGCGGGCTGGACTCGCCCAGCGGCGGCGAGATCGAGATCAACGGCCAGCGCATCGACACGATGGGTTCGGGCCAGCTCTCCAACTGGCGCAGCGACCACGTCGGGTTCGTGTTCCAGTTCTACAACCTGATGCCGACCCTCAACGCGCAGAAGAACGTCGAGCTGCCCCTGCTGCTGACCCGGTTGTCGGCCGCGCAGCGCAAGCGCAACGCCGAGATCGCGCTGAAGCTGGTCGGGCTGGAGGAGCGCGGCAAACACCGGCCCAACGAACTCTCCGGCGGCCAGCAGCAGCGCGTTGCGATCGCCCGCGCGATCGTCTCCGATCCGACCCTGCTGATCTGCGACGAGCCCACCGGCGACCTCGACCGGCAATCGGCCGAGGAGATCCTGGCGCTGCTGCAGTCGCTCAACCGCGACCACGGCAAGACCATCGTCATGGTGACCCACGACCCGAAGGCCGCCGACCACGCACGCCGCACCATCCACCTCGACAAGGGCAGCCTGGTCGAAGGCGAGCTGGCCGCCGCGCACTGA
- a CDS encoding ABC transporter permease, with protein sequence MKYLHLIWAALFRSKTRTLLTLLSVVAAFLLFGMLDSVRVAFNAGGSVAGADRLVVASRLSITQTLPSRLTAQIASVPGVEKVVYANWFGGIYRDPKNFFPNFAVGPDYFELYPEYTIPADQLEAFKADRTGAIVGAALAERHGWKVGDTIPLQATIFPKDGSNDWSFTLRGIFELADDKRQGEENQLMFHWDYFNEANDYITDEIGWYMVKLTDIDQASQVARAIDAISANSDHETKTQTEQAFNQAFIKQFADIGLIVSAIMGAVFFTLLLLTGNTMAQAVRERIPELAVLKTIGFSSRSVLMLVLAESVLLVLLGGLVGLAIAAALMPAVSAASGGIVQLPTVQTQTWLVGLGLMLAIGLVVGLLPALRAMRLNIVDALAGR encoded by the coding sequence ATGAAATACCTGCACCTGATCTGGGCCGCGCTGTTCCGCAGCAAGACCCGCACGTTGCTGACGCTGTTGTCGGTGGTGGCCGCATTCCTGCTGTTCGGCATGCTCGACTCGGTCCGCGTCGCCTTCAATGCCGGTGGCAGCGTGGCCGGCGCCGACCGCCTGGTGGTCGCCTCGCGCCTGTCGATCACGCAGACCCTGCCCTCGCGGCTGACCGCGCAGATCGCGTCGGTGCCCGGGGTGGAGAAGGTGGTCTACGCGAACTGGTTCGGCGGCATCTACCGCGACCCGAAGAACTTCTTCCCCAACTTCGCGGTGGGTCCGGACTATTTCGAGCTGTACCCCGAGTACACCATCCCGGCCGACCAGCTGGAGGCCTTCAAGGCCGACCGCACCGGCGCGATCGTCGGCGCGGCGCTGGCCGAGCGCCACGGCTGGAAGGTCGGCGACACCATCCCGCTGCAGGCGACGATCTTCCCCAAGGACGGCAGCAACGATTGGAGCTTCACCCTGCGCGGCATCTTCGAGCTGGCCGACGACAAGCGCCAGGGCGAGGAGAACCAGCTGATGTTCCACTGGGACTACTTCAACGAGGCCAACGACTACATCACCGACGAGATCGGCTGGTACATGGTCAAGCTGACGGACATCGACCAGGCCTCGCAGGTGGCACGCGCGATCGACGCGATCTCGGCCAACTCCGACCACGAGACCAAGACCCAGACCGAGCAGGCGTTCAACCAGGCCTTCATCAAGCAGTTCGCCGACATCGGGCTGATCGTCAGCGCGATCATGGGCGCGGTGTTCTTCACCCTGCTGCTGCTGACCGGCAACACCATGGCGCAGGCGGTGCGTGAACGGATCCCCGAACTGGCCGTACTCAAGACCATCGGCTTCAGCAGCCGCAGCGTGCTGATGCTGGTGCTGGCCGAGTCGGTGCTGCTGGTGCTGCTGGGCGGGCTGGTGGGGCTGGCGATCGCGGCCGCGTTGATGCCAGCGGTGAGCGCGGCCAGCGGCGGCATCGTGCAGTTGCCGACGGTACAGACGCAGACATGGCTCGTCGGGTTGGGACTGATGCTTGCGATCGGGCTGGTGGTCGGGCTGCTGCCGGCACTGCGCGCGATGCGCCTGAACATCGTCGATGCGCTGGCCGGGCGCTAA
- a CDS encoding ABC transporter permease: protein MKRSAKWLGNLGVLVALAAGLVVWIMLPRWGVLAVAVLLGLWLVLTRSGRLALAATRVGIASLPQRWGASSVIIVGIAGVVGVLVAMLAMGEGFAETLNRTGDDDTAIILRGGSQAETNSVISRDQVPLVSSLPGIAQGSDGRPLLSPELSQVISLPSASDGSDVNAQLRGVGPKAWEIRPQVQLVEGRRFEPGLRELIVGDGAHQQFSGLDVGNTITIGNQTWTVVGRFESGDSHESELWADAEIVASTYNRPAYQSITARLAGGGMQALKAAMAADPRLKLDIETTRSYYSKQSEGLTKLIKVLGTVIGAIMAIGAVFGALNTMYAAVAGRAREIATMRAIGFRGLPVVVAVMLETMLLALLGGILGAALAWLVFNGYTVSTLGSNFSQVVFSFRVSPELLWSGLKWALGIGLVGGLFPALRAARLPVTTALRAA, encoded by the coding sequence ATGAAGCGTTCTGCAAAGTGGCTCGGCAATCTCGGCGTCCTGGTCGCCCTCGCGGCCGGGCTGGTGGTCTGGATCATGCTGCCCCGGTGGGGCGTGCTGGCCGTGGCGGTGCTGCTGGGGCTGTGGCTTGTGCTGACCCGCAGCGGGCGGCTGGCGCTGGCGGCGACGCGCGTCGGGATCGCGAGCCTGCCGCAGCGATGGGGTGCCTCGTCGGTGATCATCGTCGGCATCGCCGGCGTGGTCGGCGTGCTGGTGGCAATGCTGGCGATGGGCGAGGGCTTTGCCGAGACACTCAACCGCACCGGCGACGACGACACCGCGATCATCCTGCGCGGCGGTTCACAGGCCGAGACCAACTCGGTCATCAGCCGCGACCAGGTGCCGCTGGTGTCCTCGCTGCCGGGCATCGCCCAGGGCAGCGACGGCCGGCCGCTGCTGTCGCCGGAGCTGTCGCAGGTGATCAGCCTGCCCAGCGCGTCCGACGGCAGCGACGTCAATGCGCAGTTGCGCGGCGTCGGGCCAAAGGCCTGGGAGATCCGGCCGCAGGTCCAGCTGGTCGAGGGCCGCCGGTTCGAACCGGGCCTGCGCGAGCTGATCGTCGGCGACGGCGCGCACCAGCAGTTCAGCGGGCTCGACGTCGGTAACACCATCACGATCGGCAACCAGACGTGGACTGTTGTGGGCCGCTTCGAAAGCGGCGACTCGCACGAGTCCGAGCTGTGGGCCGATGCCGAGATCGTCGCCAGCACCTACAACCGGCCGGCGTACCAGTCGATCACCGCGCGCCTGGCCGGCGGCGGCATGCAGGCACTCAAGGCGGCCATGGCGGCCGACCCGCGGCTCAAGCTCGATATCGAGACCACGCGCAGCTACTACTCCAAGCAGTCCGAAGGGTTGACCAAGCTGATCAAGGTGCTCGGCACGGTCATCGGCGCGATCATGGCGATCGGCGCGGTGTTCGGCGCGCTCAACACGATGTACGCGGCGGTCGCCGGACGGGCGCGCGAGATCGCGACAATGCGCGCGATCGGCTTCCGCGGCCTGCCGGTAGTGGTGGCGGTGATGCTGGAGACGATGCTGCTCGCGCTGCTCGGCGGCATCCTCGGCGCGGCGCTGGCGTGGCTGGTGTTCAACGGCTACACCGTGTCCACCCTGGGCAGCAACTTCAGCCAGGTGGTGTTCTCGTTCCGGGTCTCACCCGAGCTGCTGTGGAGCGGCCTGAAGTGGGCGCTCGGCATCGGCCTGGTGGGCGGCCTGTTCCCGGCCCTGCGGGCGGCGCGGCTGCCGGTGACGACGGCACTGCGGGCGGCATAG